The [Flavobacterium] thermophilum genome has a segment encoding these proteins:
- the spoIIQ gene encoding Stage II sporulation protein Q, producing MREEQKQSSLKRLFRKRWVFPAIYLSSAALIVAGALWFQLGKEENTGRDNVAKNGTAQQENPAVPVNETVENIAMPVLDPNAVQVKTPFYDDNASEQEQEAALVFYDHTYHPNQGIDLVRQDGKTFDVTAALSGTVTKAEKDPILGYVVEINHEQGVTTVYQSLADVKVEAGDTVKQGEVIGKAGQSEFNKEAGIHVHFEIRKDGRAVNPIDYVDKPLTALTDKAEDKTGTDRAATSKEKELMPSDETAPTDENPANEQPSADDHSTTPSDNNQDENNDASSYKTPDASIGMARA from the coding sequence ATGAGAGAGGAACAAAAACAATCGTCGCTGAAGCGTCTGTTCCGCAAACGTTGGGTATTTCCGGCGATCTATTTATCGTCTGCCGCATTAATCGTCGCTGGTGCGCTTTGGTTCCAATTGGGCAAAGAGGAGAATACGGGCAGAGACAACGTGGCGAAAAACGGCACCGCCCAGCAAGAAAACCCGGCTGTTCCGGTCAATGAAACGGTCGAAAACATCGCGATGCCTGTGCTTGACCCGAACGCCGTGCAAGTCAAAACACCGTTCTATGATGACAACGCATCAGAACAAGAACAGGAAGCAGCCCTCGTCTTTTACGATCATACGTACCATCCGAACCAAGGGATCGACCTTGTGCGCCAAGACGGCAAAACGTTTGACGTTACGGCTGCATTAAGCGGCACGGTAACGAAAGCGGAAAAAGACCCGATTTTAGGCTACGTTGTGGAAATCAATCATGAACAAGGGGTCACGACCGTCTATCAATCGCTTGCCGACGTGAAAGTGGAAGCAGGCGACACGGTGAAACAAGGTGAAGTGATCGGCAAGGCAGGGCAAAGCGAATTCAACAAAGAAGCCGGCATCCACGTCCACTTTGAAATTCGCAAAGACGGCCGGGCGGTCAACCCGATCGATTATGTCGACAAACCGTTGACGGCTTTGACTGACAAAGCGGAAGACAAAACGGGAACCGATCGTGCCGCCACGAGCAAAGAAAAAGAATTGATGCCAAGTGACGAAACAGCGCCGACAGACGAAAACCCAGCGAATGAACAACCATCGGCTGACGACCATTCGACGACGCCAAGCGACAACAATCAAGACGAAAACAACGACGCTTCATCCTACAAAACGCCAGACGCCTCGATCGGCATGGCGAGAGCTTGA
- the ywrD gene encoding Putative gamma-glutamyltransferase ywrD: protein MDYLYHPYPSQRMTVFAKNGVVATSQPLAAQAGLDVLKKGGNAIDAAIAAAACLTVVEPTSNGIGGDAFALVWTSGKLYGLNASGYAPALLSLDALKERGYTEMPKYGFAPVTVPGAPAAWAALSKRFGRLPLAETLAPAIAYAENGYPVSPVLGKYWAAAFRTYKEALRGPEFASWFATFAPGGRAPKIGEVWASPDHAATLRSIAETEAESFYRGELAEKIAAFSKQYGGFLAADDLAEYEPEWVEPISVSYRGYEVWEIPPNGQGLVALMALNIMNGFDVPSVPDVETHHRQIEAMKLAFADGKAYIADRRYMSCSPDELLSESFAAMRRAQIGEEALTPEPGTPPKGGTVYLAAADGEGNMVSYIQSNYMGFGSGLVVPGTGIALHNRGHNFVFDEHHPNGLAPRKKPYHTIIPGFLTKGGTPVGPFGVMGGFMQPQGHLQVIMNTIDFDLNPQAALDAPRWQWMEGKTVLVEPHFPRHIAEALARKGHDIRFALDGGPFGRGQIIWRDPDTGVLAAGTEPRTDGAVAAW from the coding sequence ATGGACTACCTATACCACCCCTACCCATCGCAGCGGATGACGGTGTTTGCGAAAAACGGCGTCGTCGCAACGTCGCAGCCGCTGGCGGCCCAGGCGGGGCTTGACGTGCTGAAAAAGGGCGGCAACGCCATCGATGCCGCCATTGCCGCCGCGGCTTGTCTGACGGTCGTTGAGCCGACATCGAACGGCATCGGCGGCGATGCGTTCGCCCTCGTCTGGACGAGCGGGAAATTGTACGGATTAAACGCGAGCGGCTATGCGCCGGCTTTGCTTTCGCTTGACGCGCTAAAAGAGCGCGGCTATACAGAGATGCCGAAATACGGCTTTGCCCCGGTGACGGTGCCGGGCGCGCCGGCGGCGTGGGCGGCGCTGTCAAAGCGCTTCGGCCGCCTGCCGCTTGCCGAAACGCTCGCACCAGCGATCGCCTATGCGGAAAACGGCTATCCGGTTTCGCCAGTGCTCGGAAAGTATTGGGCTGCGGCGTTTCGTACATACAAAGAAGCGCTTCGCGGGCCGGAGTTCGCCTCGTGGTTTGCGACGTTTGCGCCGGGCGGCCGCGCGCCGAAGATCGGGGAAGTGTGGGCGTCTCCGGACCATGCGGCGACGCTCCGCTCCATTGCCGAAACGGAGGCGGAAAGCTTTTACCGCGGCGAGCTGGCGGAAAAAATCGCCGCCTTCTCGAAGCAATACGGCGGCTTTTTGGCGGCGGACGACCTCGCCGAGTACGAACCGGAATGGGTCGAGCCGATCTCCGTCTCCTACCGTGGCTATGAAGTGTGGGAAATTCCGCCGAACGGGCAGGGGCTTGTCGCGTTGATGGCGCTCAACATCATGAACGGGTTTGACGTGCCAAGCGTCCCGGATGTCGAGACGCACCACCGGCAAATCGAGGCGATGAAGCTGGCCTTTGCCGATGGGAAAGCGTACATCGCCGACCGCCGTTATATGAGCTGCAGCCCAGACGAGCTGTTGTCGGAATCGTTTGCCGCGATGCGCCGGGCGCAAATCGGTGAGGAGGCGCTGACGCCGGAGCCGGGGACGCCGCCCAAAGGCGGAACGGTCTATTTGGCCGCCGCGGACGGCGAAGGGAATATGGTGTCCTATATTCAAAGCAATTACATGGGCTTCGGCTCGGGCCTCGTCGTCCCAGGCACGGGCATCGCCCTGCACAACCGCGGCCATAACTTTGTCTTCGATGAACACCATCCGAACGGGTTGGCGCCGCGGAAAAAGCCGTACCATACGATCATCCCCGGCTTTTTGACGAAAGGCGGCACGCCGGTCGGCCCGTTCGGCGTCATGGGTGGATTTATGCAGCCGCAAGGGCATTTGCAAGTGATCATGAACACCATCGATTTTGACTTGAACCCGCAAGCGGCGCTCGATGCGCCACGCTGGCAGTGGATGGAAGGAAAAACGGTGCTCGTTGAGCCGCACTTCCCGCGCCATATCGCCGAAGCGCTCGCCCGCAAAGGGCATGACATTCGCTTTGCCTTAGACGGAGGTCCGTTCGGCCGCGGACAAATCATTTGGCGCGATCCTGACACCGGCGTGCTTGCCGCCGGGACGGAGCCGCGCACGGACGGGGCGGTCGCCGCTTGGTGA
- a CDS encoding conserved hypothetical integral membrane protein produces MPIIGQQALLSIIIHLVFMAVTWWTLQAVRLEVLLKPNRVVQGRLLYILLTIAIGSTVANFFLDYWAWSTDLPYLFRD; encoded by the coding sequence ATGCCCATCATCGGTCAACAGGCGCTGCTGTCGATTATCATTCATTTAGTGTTCATGGCGGTGACGTGGTGGACGCTGCAAGCTGTCCGGCTTGAAGTGCTTCTGAAGCCGAACCGCGTCGTCCAAGGGCGGCTGCTGTACATTTTATTGACGATTGCGATCGGCTCAACGGTTGCGAACTTTTTCCTCGACTATTGGGCATGGTCGACCGATTTGCCGTATTTGTTTCGCGACTAG
- the ndhD1 gene encoding NAD(P)H-quinone oxidoreductase chain 4 1, whose product MRLANLPFLTDAAYVIRYELGIDGLSLVFIVLTAVLATLAAAASLLVKAEKKGYFMWLLALEIGMLGVFAAANFIWFFLFLEVTLVAMFLLVGKWGGFERERAAYSYLVYNGFGSALLLVVIAVLVARTGTANFALLREMLHNPVAQGQLIAPLTEEGRHWLLGGLLLAFAVKLPAVPLHRWLIRVHVEAPPPVVMLHAGVLLKIAAYGMIRFGIGLFPDEFRTFAGAIAVVGVINVLYGALLALRQSELKHVLAYSSIAHAGYLLAGVAAMSWAMIDSLWIYLLAYVFMNIGAFAIVAHIAHQTGSDDFDGLSGLYRHRPLLAAALGLFLLSLAGIPGTAGFIAKLYLFIGLVVTEPGHYVLAAVMAVTTVISYVYYFNLLVQLFFRPASLAPLGRLPAGLSASVVVCALGTLVIGWMPGLAYDVLAQFGHFGDFLP is encoded by the coding sequence GTGCGGCTTGCCAACCTTCCGTTTTTAACAGATGCAGCGTATGTGATCCGCTATGAGCTCGGCATCGATGGGCTGTCGCTTGTCTTTATCGTTCTGACCGCGGTGTTGGCGACTTTGGCGGCTGCCGCGTCCTTGTTGGTCAAAGCGGAGAAAAAAGGATATTTTATGTGGCTGCTCGCATTGGAGATCGGCATGCTCGGCGTATTTGCAGCCGCCAATTTCATCTGGTTTTTCCTCTTCCTCGAAGTGACGCTTGTCGCCATGTTTTTACTTGTCGGCAAGTGGGGCGGGTTTGAGCGCGAGCGGGCGGCGTACAGCTACTTGGTGTATAACGGGTTCGGCTCGGCGCTGCTGCTTGTTGTGATCGCCGTCCTTGTCGCCCGCACCGGGACCGCAAACTTCGCGTTGCTCCGTGAGATGTTACATAACCCGGTCGCTCAAGGGCAGCTGATCGCCCCGCTCACCGAAGAGGGGCGGCATTGGCTGCTTGGCGGGCTGTTGTTGGCGTTTGCCGTCAAGCTGCCGGCCGTTCCGCTTCACCGCTGGCTCATTCGCGTGCACGTCGAAGCGCCGCCGCCGGTCGTCATGCTTCACGCCGGGGTGCTGTTGAAGATTGCGGCGTACGGGATGATCCGCTTCGGGATCGGCTTGTTTCCGGACGAGTTTCGCACGTTTGCTGGCGCCATCGCGGTGGTGGGAGTCATAAACGTATTGTACGGCGCGCTGTTGGCGCTCCGGCAGAGCGAGTTGAAACATGTGCTCGCCTATTCAAGCATCGCCCACGCCGGCTACTTGCTCGCCGGGGTTGCCGCGATGTCGTGGGCGATGATCGATTCGCTTTGGATTTACTTGCTCGCTTATGTGTTTATGAACATCGGGGCGTTTGCCATCGTTGCGCATATCGCGCACCAGACCGGCTCCGATGATTTCGATGGGCTGTCCGGCTTGTACCGCCATCGCCCGCTGCTCGCTGCAGCCCTCGGGCTGTTCTTGCTCTCGCTCGCCGGCATTCCGGGGACGGCCGGCTTTATCGCCAAGCTCTATTTGTTCATCGGCCTTGTCGTCACCGAGCCGGGCCATTACGTGCTCGCGGCGGTGATGGCGGTGACGACGGTGATCTCGTATGTATACTACTTCAATTTGCTCGTTCAACTCTTTTTCCGTCCGGCTTCCCTCGCGCCGCTTGGCCGGCTGCCGGCCGGGCTGTCGGCCTCTGTCGTCGTATGCGCGCTCGGAACGCTGGTGATCGGCTGGATGCCGGGGCTTGCCTACGATGTGCTCGCCCAATTTGGGCATTTTGGCGATTTTTTGCCGTAA
- the nuoL_1 gene encoding NADH-quinone oxidoreductase subunit L has translation MMNLAWVVPLFPLCSFVLLLLFGRKWKKASAYVGIAATLLSMLAAIGVLADRLGGTTHEVNWTWMTVGDVTLTAGVSITALNAWMLAVVAVVSWLVHVYSQGYMAGDERFSTFYAYLGLFTFAMLGLVLSPNLLQAYMFWELVGLGSFLLIGFYYDKEEAKAAAKKAFIMTRVGDVGFFIGMLLLFWQTKSFDYDDIFRAVGDGTLSPGMTTVAAILIFIGAIGKSGQFPLHTWLPDAMEGPTPVSALIHAATMVAAGVYLVAALFPLYEASEAAMMTVAVVGGVTAIFAATIGLVQTDIKRVLAYSTISQLGYMMLALGSGSYVAAIFHLTTHAFFKALLFLAAGSVIHAVRTQNIEEMGGLWQRLPWTAPLFLIGALSISGVPLFAGFFSKDEILAAAWTNGPRLLFWLAVAAALLTSFYMFRLFFLVFAGKARHHEDAHEAPASMVAPMLVLGVLSVASGYIQTPWFGSFLGEWLTDGSYHHEAAPGWIAVVATIVSLAGIFLAWLMYGKRAVPRDWLSARAPHTYELLRHRYYIDELYRWTIVAFVSFVSRLLAYVDRFLVEGLARLAAGIVGAAASAGSRGQNGQAQTYGAVTVAGLAILVVIFALTGGYWL, from the coding sequence ATGATGAACCTAGCTTGGGTTGTGCCGCTCTTCCCGCTTTGTTCATTTGTCTTGCTGCTGTTGTTTGGGCGGAAATGGAAGAAAGCGAGCGCCTATGTCGGCATCGCGGCTACGTTGCTGTCGATGCTGGCGGCCATTGGTGTGCTCGCCGACCGCCTCGGCGGGACGACGCATGAGGTGAATTGGACATGGATGACCGTCGGCGACGTGACGCTCACAGCCGGGGTTTCCATTACGGCGTTAAACGCCTGGATGCTCGCAGTCGTTGCGGTTGTCAGCTGGCTCGTCCATGTGTATTCGCAAGGGTATATGGCGGGAGACGAGCGGTTTTCGACCTTTTATGCGTACTTAGGGCTGTTTACGTTTGCGATGCTTGGGCTTGTGCTGTCGCCGAACTTGCTGCAGGCGTATATGTTTTGGGAGCTCGTCGGGCTCGGCTCGTTTTTGCTGATCGGTTTCTATTATGACAAAGAAGAAGCGAAGGCAGCAGCGAAAAAAGCGTTCATTATGACCCGCGTCGGCGATGTCGGTTTTTTCATCGGCATGCTGCTCTTGTTTTGGCAAACGAAAAGCTTCGATTACGACGACATTTTCCGCGCTGTCGGCGACGGCACGCTGTCGCCGGGAATGACAACCGTTGCGGCCATCTTGATTTTTATCGGCGCCATCGGCAAGTCCGGGCAGTTTCCGCTCCATACGTGGCTCCCGGATGCGATGGAAGGGCCGACGCCGGTGTCGGCGCTCATCCACGCTGCGACGATGGTGGCGGCCGGGGTGTACCTCGTCGCCGCGTTGTTTCCGCTTTATGAAGCAAGCGAGGCAGCCATGATGACCGTCGCGGTGGTCGGCGGGGTGACGGCCATTTTTGCCGCGACGATCGGCTTGGTGCAGACGGACATTAAACGTGTCCTCGCCTATTCGACGATCAGCCAGCTCGGCTATATGATGCTTGCGCTCGGCTCGGGCAGTTATGTCGCCGCCATCTTCCATTTGACGACGCATGCGTTCTTTAAAGCGCTCCTCTTTTTGGCCGCCGGGAGCGTCATTCATGCCGTCCGTACGCAAAACATCGAGGAAATGGGCGGACTTTGGCAGCGGCTGCCATGGACCGCGCCGCTATTCCTCATTGGGGCGCTGTCGATCAGCGGGGTTCCGCTGTTTGCCGGCTTTTTCAGCAAGGACGAAATTTTGGCCGCCGCTTGGACGAACGGGCCGCGCCTCCTCTTTTGGCTGGCGGTCGCCGCGGCGCTGTTGACGTCATTTTACATGTTCCGGCTCTTTTTCCTCGTCTTTGCCGGCAAAGCGCGGCATCATGAGGATGCTCATGAAGCGCCGGCCTCGATGGTGGCGCCAATGCTTGTGCTCGGCGTGCTGTCGGTCGCTTCTGGGTACATTCAAACGCCGTGGTTTGGCTCGTTCCTTGGCGAATGGTTGACGGACGGATCCTACCATCATGAAGCGGCGCCAGGATGGATCGCGGTGGTGGCGACCATTGTGTCGCTCGCCGGGATTTTCCTTGCCTGGCTCATGTATGGGAAGCGGGCAGTGCCGCGCGATTGGCTGTCGGCGCGCGCTCCGCACACGTATGAATTGTTGCGCCATCGCTATTACATCGATGAATTATATCGGTGGACGATTGTGGCGTTCGTGTCATTCGTTAGCCGCCTGTTGGCGTATGTCGACCGCTTCCTTGTTGAAGGGCTCGCCCGGCTTGCCGCCGGCATTGTCGGCGCGGCCGCCTCGGCTGGGTCGCGCGGGCAAAACGGGCAGGCGCAGACGTATGGGGCGGTGACGGTGGCCGGATTGGCGATTTTGGTCGTCATTTTCGCCTTAACAGGGGGGTACTGGCTATGA
- the murAA gene encoding UDP-N-acetylglucosamine 1-carboxyvinyltransferase 1: MEKIIVRGGNRLSGTVKVEGAKNAVLPVIAATLLATKGTSTIHDVPALSDVYTISEVLRYLGADVQIAGNTVTVDANAPLTVEAPFEYVRKMRASVLVMGPLLARNGRARVALPGGCAIGSRPIDQHLKGFEAMGASVKVGNGFIDAEVNGRLRGAKVYLDFPSVGATENIMMAAVLAEGTTVIENCAKEPEIVDLANFLNAMGAKVRGAGTGTIRIEGVDELVGTSHTVIPDRIEAGTFMVAAAITGGNVLVQGAVPEHLSSLIAKMEEMGVTIIEEENGVRVIGPETLKAVDIKTMPYPGFPTDMQSQMMALLLKAEGTSMVTETVFENRFMHVEEFRRMNADIKIEGRSVIINGPCQLQGAEVAATDLRAAAALILAGLAADGYTRVTELRHLDRGYVRFHEKLAALGADIERVREETEQLDPIQAIEWNG, translated from the coding sequence TTGGAAAAGATCATCGTCCGTGGCGGAAACCGGTTGAGCGGCACCGTCAAAGTGGAAGGCGCAAAAAATGCCGTTTTGCCCGTCATCGCTGCCACCTTATTAGCGACAAAAGGAACTAGTACGATTCATGATGTGCCTGCTCTTTCCGATGTATATACAATCAGTGAGGTGCTCCGCTATTTAGGCGCCGATGTGCAAATCGCCGGCAATACGGTAACGGTCGATGCGAACGCTCCGCTGACGGTGGAAGCGCCGTTTGAATATGTGCGGAAAATGCGCGCTTCCGTGCTCGTCATGGGGCCGCTGTTGGCCCGCAACGGCCGAGCCCGCGTCGCCTTGCCGGGTGGCTGTGCCATTGGTTCGCGCCCGATCGATCAACATTTAAAAGGATTTGAAGCAATGGGCGCCTCCGTGAAAGTCGGCAACGGCTTTATCGATGCAGAAGTGAACGGCCGTCTCCGCGGCGCCAAAGTATACTTGGACTTTCCAAGCGTTGGGGCAACGGAAAATATTATGATGGCCGCGGTGCTCGCGGAAGGTACAACCGTGATCGAAAACTGCGCCAAAGAGCCGGAAATTGTCGATTTGGCGAACTTTTTGAACGCGATGGGCGCCAAAGTGCGCGGCGCCGGCACTGGCACAATCCGCATTGAAGGGGTCGACGAGCTTGTCGGCACGTCCCACACCGTCATCCCGGATCGCATTGAAGCTGGCACCTTTATGGTGGCGGCCGCCATCACCGGCGGCAACGTCCTCGTGCAAGGAGCGGTTCCCGAGCATTTAAGTTCGCTCATTGCCAAAATGGAAGAAATGGGCGTGACGATTATCGAAGAAGAAAACGGTGTGCGCGTCATCGGTCCGGAAACGTTGAAAGCCGTCGACATTAAAACGATGCCATATCCGGGCTTTCCGACCGACATGCAGTCGCAAATGATGGCTCTCTTGTTGAAAGCGGAAGGCACGAGCATGGTCACCGAGACTGTCTTTGAAAACCGCTTCATGCATGTGGAAGAATTCCGCCGGATGAACGCTGATATTAAAATTGAAGGGCGCTCTGTCATTATTAACGGTCCGTGCCAGCTGCAAGGCGCTGAAGTAGCGGCCACCGATTTGCGCGCTGCCGCCGCTTTGATTTTGGCTGGACTTGCGGCGGACGGCTACACGCGCGTGACCGAGCTTCGTCATCTTGACCGCGGCTATGTCCGCTTTCATGAAAAACTGGCCGCGCTTGGCGCTGACATTGAACGCGTTCGGGAAGAAACAGAACAACTCGACCCGATCCAAGCGATCGAATGGAACGGATAA
- the ywmB gene encoding Protein of uncharacterised function (DUF1779) — protein sequence MKWLLALMLASLFFAAWQYRTEGAQGDEWSKPMETMAHTLAQHGASLGRWVIYTREYAHDIQNDADFFKKMAELKQTYRSFHWSFAKSGHWQKAIGKNEHAFFQEQIQLVMTVTNGTPQTYILYEATGPKWSRIGWKEAARRIQMKTNGLFVNDPTFYACIEGEFNGNMKGGLFDQASRLVRDFQAKPVEWLREESFVSLSAYTGQWKNVLPAAKQQPINLQLALRERLGGKTRVVVGTPIITIEY from the coding sequence ATGAAATGGCTGTTGGCGCTCATGCTGGCCAGCCTGTTTTTCGCCGCCTGGCAATACCGGACGGAAGGCGCGCAGGGGGACGAATGGTCAAAACCGATGGAAACGATGGCGCACACGCTGGCGCAACACGGTGCTTCGCTTGGCCGCTGGGTCATTTACACAAGAGAGTATGCCCACGATATTCAAAATGATGCGGACTTTTTCAAAAAAATGGCGGAATTGAAACAAACATATCGTTCGTTTCACTGGTCGTTTGCCAAAAGCGGACATTGGCAAAAAGCGATCGGCAAAAACGAGCACGCCTTCTTCCAAGAACAAATCCAGCTCGTGATGACCGTCACAAACGGTACGCCGCAAACGTATATCCTCTATGAAGCAACGGGCCCCAAATGGAGCCGGATTGGGTGGAAAGAAGCAGCACGCCGCATTCAAATGAAGACGAACGGCCTATTTGTGAACGACCCTACATTTTATGCTTGTATTGAAGGCGAGTTCAATGGTAATATGAAAGGTGGTTTGTTCGATCAGGCTTCTCGGCTGGTGCGCGACTTTCAAGCGAAACCGGTCGAGTGGCTGCGGGAAGAGTCATTCGTTTCCCTGTCTGCATATACTGGGCAGTGGAAGAACGTTCTCCCGGCCGCCAAGCAACAGCCGATCAACCTGCAACTCGCCTTGAGGGAAAGATTGGGCGGCAAGACGCGCGTCGTTGTTGGAACCCCAATCATTACCATTGAATATTAA
- a CDS encoding H-34: MVKRLKPVMALALSLFVAILVIPTALVLPFYDGKVAKLAEQLHKQEQVQRSQAAEGPSIDVAVYRSKEQRVEHIPLEQYVIGVVAAEMPAEFELEALKAQALTARTYIVKQLLANQPFRLPKGANVTDTVAHQVYYSDDELRKLWGSDYDWKMKKVTKAVMDTQGQILTYNNEPIEALFFSTSNGYTENSEAYWQSDFPYLKSVASPWDKQSPKFYQRKTMPVAEFERRLGVELPADGSVGVIVSRTPGRRVGEVKIGGKTFTGRDVRERLGLPSSDFTWVRNGDDIIITTKGYGHGVGMSQYGANFMAKEGKTYADIVKYYYRGVHISSATAFLNKLTAKNG; encoded by the coding sequence ATGGTGAAACGACTGAAACCGGTGATGGCGCTCGCTCTCTCGCTGTTTGTCGCCATCCTCGTCATTCCGACGGCGCTCGTTCTTCCATTTTATGACGGGAAGGTGGCCAAATTGGCCGAACAACTGCACAAGCAAGAACAAGTCCAACGGTCGCAGGCAGCCGAAGGACCGTCCATCGACGTGGCGGTCTATCGAAGCAAAGAACAACGCGTCGAACATATTCCCCTCGAGCAATACGTCATCGGCGTCGTTGCGGCGGAAATGCCGGCCGAATTTGAACTCGAGGCATTAAAGGCGCAAGCGTTGACGGCAAGAACGTACATCGTGAAGCAATTGCTCGCCAACCAGCCGTTTCGCCTGCCAAAAGGAGCGAATGTGACCGATACGGTGGCTCATCAAGTCTATTACAGCGATGACGAACTGCGAAAACTATGGGGCAGCGACTACGATTGGAAAATGAAAAAAGTGACAAAAGCGGTGATGGACACGCAAGGGCAAATTTTGACATACAACAATGAGCCGATCGAGGCGCTGTTTTTTTCGACAAGCAACGGCTATACGGAAAATTCGGAAGCCTATTGGCAAAGCGATTTTCCGTATTTAAAAAGTGTCGCCAGCCCATGGGACAAACAATCCCCGAAGTTTTACCAGCGAAAAACGATGCCAGTGGCGGAATTCGAGCGAAGACTGGGGGTCGAACTGCCCGCTGACGGCTCAGTCGGCGTCATTGTATCGCGCACTCCCGGCCGCCGCGTCGGCGAAGTGAAGATTGGCGGCAAGACGTTTACGGGCCGCGATGTGCGCGAACGGCTCGGATTGCCGTCGAGTGATTTCACCTGGGTGCGCAACGGAGATGACATCATCATTACGACGAAAGGCTACGGCCATGGCGTCGGCATGAGCCAATACGGCGCCAATTTTATGGCCAAAGAAGGGAAAACGTACGCTGACATCGTCAAATATTATTACCGCGGCGTTCATATTTCGTCGGCGACGGCGTTTTTAAACAAATTGACCGCGAAAAATGGATGA
- the nuoK gene encoding NADH-quinone oxidoreductase subunit K yields MTLSAYLALALILFCIGLYGALTKRNTVIVLICIELMLNAVNLNFVAFAKYGPHPGVHGHVFALFAIAVAAAEAAVGLAALIAFYRNRKTVQVDEANSLKH; encoded by the coding sequence ATGACGTTATCGGCTTACTTGGCGTTGGCGCTCATCTTGTTTTGCATCGGCTTGTATGGGGCGCTGACGAAGCGAAATACGGTCATTGTGCTCATTTGTATTGAACTGATGTTAAACGCGGTCAACCTCAATTTCGTGGCTTTTGCCAAATACGGCCCCCATCCCGGCGTTCACGGGCATGTATTCGCGCTGTTTGCGATCGCCGTGGCGGCGGCGGAAGCAGCCGTTGGCTTGGCGGCGCTCATCGCTTTTTACCGCAACCGGAAGACGGTTCAAGTCGATGAAGCCAATTCATTGAAACATTAG
- a CDS encoding NADH:ubiquinone oxidoreductase subunit M: MMFLSLLVFSPLLGIMLLLFVRKTDERMIQWLGTAATVPPLILALFAFIQSGRGFRLE; encoded by the coding sequence ATGATGTTTTTATCGCTGCTCGTCTTTTCGCCGCTGTTAGGCATCATGTTGCTGCTGTTTGTCCGCAAAACGGATGAACGAATGATTCAATGGCTCGGAACGGCCGCCACCGTACCGCCGCTCATTTTGGCGTTGTTTGCTTTCATTCAGTCTGGACGCGGGTTTCGCCTTGAGTAG